Proteins encoded together in one Benincasa hispida cultivar B227 chromosome 1, ASM972705v1, whole genome shotgun sequence window:
- the LOC120089703 gene encoding probable membrane-associated kinase regulator 5, protein MEALDFVKLHNLYSHFSSIVETAYPLIRSHFYGDDQDEDSFFDLDFISPPPSETCKSPDENNLTHSGQNELCFSQRNLLLSQSDLISKLKILPIELSSKPESPVSVSILKSAPRLSISLFKKPKLMAKQKTEEKEPPSLKLHSTESKRFAFKLNRVNSSRNNNRIDASERQSKRFSGEGMQKYLKLIKPLYVKVSRKQNYRSSPVSSPSTTTTATSIDEKQRNIAIGIRVVCRRLGKSKSSSSATGMAVSPTNRRDDSLLQQDDGIESAILHCKRSFSATRDDIDGTCDDNLFGAGDLQNQKTGKDSFSEAKQDEQH, encoded by the exons ATGGAAGCTCTCGACTTCGTGAAGCTCCATAATCTCTACTCTCATTTCTCTTCCATTGTCGAAACTGCATATCCTCTCATTCGTTCTCATTTCTATGGCGACGATCAAGATGAGGATTCATTCTTCGATTTGGATTTCATCTCTCCTCCTCCTTCAGAAACCTGTAAATCTCCCGACGAGAACAATCTCACACACTCAGGCCAAAACGAACTCTGTTTTTCTCAACGGAATCTTCTTCTCTCCCAATCCGATCTAATCTCCAAACTGAAAATCCTTCCGATTGAACTCAGTTCCAAGCCAGAGTCTCCGGTTTCAGTTTCGATTCTCAAATCCGCTCCTAGACTCTCGATTTCATTGTTCAAGAAGCCAAAGTTAATGGCGAAACAGAAGACGGAGGAAAAAGAACCGCCGTCTCTCAAATTACACAGCACAGAAAGCAAACGATTCGCCTTCAAACTGAACAGAGTTAACAGTTCAAGAAATAATAATCGGATTGACGCATCTGAGCGTCAATCGAAGAGATTCTCCGGAGAAGGAATGCAgaagtatttaaaattaatcaaacctTTGTATGTGAAAGTTTCGAGGAAACAAAACTACAGATCGTCGCCAGTATCTTCGCCGTCGACAACAACGACGGCGACTTCGATTGATGAGAAACAGAGGAATATTGCGATAGGGATTCGAGTGGTTTGTAGGCGTTTAGGGAAGAGTAAATCGTCATCATCAGCAACTGGAATGGCTGTATCACCAACGAATCGACGAGACGATTCGCTTTTGCAGCAAGACGACGGGATTGAGAGCGCCATTTTGCATTGCAAAAGATCGTTCAGCGCAACCAGAG ATGATATTGATGGAACTTGTGACGATAATCTATTCGGTGCTGGCGATTTGCAGAATCAGAAAACGGGAAAAGATTCTTTCTCGGAAGCCAAACAAGACGAACAACATTGA